A window of Campylobacter ureolyticus contains these coding sequences:
- a CDS encoding helix-turn-helix transcriptional regulator: MRIARIITLLLCGEKLDIDELADEFNVTTRTIRTDLNKRLIHLPIVCKNGKYFLSDNSNLKNYDFINFSKKSGVFGLYPSIDNLNEDNFVKGFNYEKIDKNFFDEIQNAIVENQTLNFTYNNKNRDVNPYKLINLNGIWYLIATDGDIIKNFSLGKISNLQISKHFNKNAKITKFIEDNHHTFISANPVNIRLKVDKQIKEFITRRAVFPNQQTIKELEDGDIIIKTKASFIPDILGIISYWIPHISILEPLYLKDELLKNIKNYLKKEKQCF, from the coding sequence ATACGAATTGCTAGGATTATCACTCTTTTGCTGTGCGGCGAAAAACTTGATATAGATGAGCTTGCAGATGAGTTTAATGTCACAACTAGAACCATTAGAACAGATTTAAATAAAAGGCTTATTCATCTTCCTATTGTCTGTAAAAATGGCAAATATTTTTTATCAGATAATTCAAATTTAAAAAATTATGATTTTATAAATTTTAGTAAAAAAAGTGGTGTTTTTGGACTTTATCCAAGCATCGACAACTTAAACGAGGATAACTTTGTAAAAGGTTTTAACTATGAAAAAATAGATAAAAACTTTTTTGATGAAATTCAAAACGCTATTGTAGAAAATCAGACATTAAATTTCACATATAATAACAAAAATAGAGATGTCAATCCCTATAAACTTATAAATTTAAACGGTATTTGGTATCTTATAGCAACTGACGGCGATATTATAAAAAATTTCTCACTAGGAAAAATATCAAATTTACAAATCTCTAAACATTTTAATAAAAATGCAAAAATAACAAAATTTATTGAGGACAATCACCATACTTTCATCTCAGCAAACCCAGTAAATATAAGACTAAAAGTTGATAAACAAATAAAAGAATTTATAACAAGAAGAGCTGTTTTTCCAAATCAACAAACCATCAAAGAGCTTGAAGATGGAGATATCATCATCAAGACAAAGGCTAGTTTTATACCAGATATTTTGGGGATTATAAGCTATTGGATACCACATATTAGCATTTTAGAACCACTTTATTTAAAAGACGAGTTATTAAAAAATATAAAAAATTATTTAAAAAAGGAGAAGCAATGTTTTTAA